The following proteins come from a genomic window of Lentimicrobiaceae bacterium:
- the xdh gene encoding selenium-dependent xanthine dehydrogenase, protein MTAIRFILNGLPVTFSGDPQLRLLKYLRNKQHITSVKDGCNAQAACGACMVEINGEAKLSCVTPMQKLEGAVVNTLEGLPEEVRDVLAKAFVEKGAVQCGFCTPGFLMRTHVLLQKNSSPTREEIRQALTLNLCRCTGYVKIIDAIEQAAKAFRERTGIEYSELTGEVGTSYPKYQAYQTALGKRPFVNDLHFDGMLYGALRFSDHPKAKILKIDHAEAEKLPGVVKIFTAKDIPGNRFTGLIFPDWPLMIKTGETTRYIGDVLAGVVADLEEAARKAASLIKIDYEILTPVTDPMEALKEDAPQVHPDRNNLLENCRVYRGGDAEEILEKSDFVAKGFYQTQRIEHAFLETETAIALPENDGIHLYSNGQGIYEDRRQVANLLNLTAEEVRVTLVSTGGGFGGKEDMTVQGFAALFAWHMKRPVKVRLTREESIRMHPKRHPVFMDIAVGCDKNGKLTAIRLKAVGDTGAYASVGNKVMERVAGHATGAYHFPCVNLESLTVYTNNIPSGAMRGFGANQVCFALEGCIDELCKMGGFDRWQFRYDNALDEGGMTATGQVLKKGVGVRQCLLAVKPFYDKAKIKGLACGIKNSGVGNGMADFSDVIIEIYSGKRVVLHHGWTEMGQGVHNMAIQTLHQETGIPPECVEVIVDTKAGITTGMTTSSRATALLGNAILDAAKAIRKDLENHPLEELSGKVYKGNYTCDWTTKPGAEVEEVITHFAYGYAAQLVEMNEKGEITTVYAAHDAGKIMNPQMFEGQVEGAVHMGLGYALSEELPMKDGYLVSDKIKDLQIIKPKDMPEIVVLGVEVEDPVGPYGAKGLGEIGLVPTAAAVANAFCDFDGKRRYSLPLKRK, encoded by the coding sequence ATGACTGCAATCAGATTTATATTAAATGGTTTACCGGTTACCTTTTCCGGCGATCCGCAGCTTAGGTTGCTGAAATATCTCCGGAACAAGCAGCACATCACTTCGGTGAAGGACGGTTGCAACGCTCAGGCGGCTTGCGGTGCCTGCATGGTGGAAATCAATGGTGAAGCAAAACTTTCCTGCGTTACGCCCATGCAAAAGCTGGAAGGTGCAGTGGTGAATACCCTCGAAGGTTTGCCAGAGGAAGTTCGGGATGTACTTGCCAAAGCTTTTGTGGAAAAAGGCGCCGTGCAATGTGGCTTTTGCACCCCCGGCTTTCTGATGCGTACCCATGTGCTTTTGCAGAAAAATTCATCCCCGACAAGGGAAGAAATTCGGCAGGCGCTCACGCTAAATCTTTGTCGTTGCACGGGTTATGTAAAAATTATAGATGCCATTGAACAGGCGGCAAAAGCTTTTCGCGAAAGAACCGGGATTGAATATTCAGAACTTACTGGAGAAGTGGGAACTTCTTATCCAAAATACCAGGCTTACCAAACGGCTTTGGGAAAACGTCCGTTTGTCAACGACCTGCATTTTGATGGTATGCTTTACGGAGCATTACGGTTTAGCGATCATCCTAAAGCTAAGATTTTAAAAATAGATCATGCTGAAGCGGAAAAGCTTCCGGGTGTTGTAAAAATATTCACTGCCAAAGATATTCCGGGTAACCGTTTTACAGGTTTGATTTTTCCCGACTGGCCGCTGATGATAAAAACCGGCGAAACTACCCGCTACATTGGTGATGTGCTTGCCGGTGTGGTTGCCGATTTGGAAGAAGCTGCCCGTAAGGCAGCAAGTCTTATTAAAATAGATTATGAGATACTTACGCCTGTTACCGATCCAATGGAAGCATTGAAAGAAGATGCTCCTCAGGTGCATCCCGACAGGAATAATCTTTTAGAAAACTGCAGGGTTTACCGCGGAGGAGATGCTGAAGAGATTTTGGAAAAATCAGATTTTGTTGCCAAGGGTTTTTATCAGACACAACGGATAGAACATGCTTTTCTGGAAACAGAAACGGCCATTGCCTTGCCTGAAAATGATGGTATTCATTTGTATTCTAACGGGCAGGGAATTTATGAAGACCGACGGCAGGTTGCCAATTTGCTTAACCTTACGGCAGAAGAGGTAAGGGTAACGCTGGTTTCTACCGGCGGAGGTTTTGGCGGAAAAGAAGACATGACGGTTCAGGGATTTGCCGCGCTTTTTGCCTGGCATATGAAAAGACCTGTAAAAGTCAGGCTCACGCGCGAAGAATCCATCCGGATGCATCCTAAACGGCATCCTGTGTTTATGGATATTGCTGTTGGCTGCGATAAAAACGGCAAACTTACAGCTATCCGTTTGAAAGCGGTGGGCGATACCGGCGCCTATGCTTCGGTAGGAAATAAGGTGATGGAACGCGTTGCCGGACATGCCACCGGCGCTTACCATTTCCCTTGCGTAAATCTTGAATCGCTGACTGTTTATACCAACAATATTCCGAGCGGAGCCATGCGCGGCTTCGGTGCCAACCAGGTTTGCTTTGCACTGGAAGGTTGTATAGATGAACTTTGTAAGATGGGTGGCTTCGACCGCTGGCAGTTCCGTTACGATAATGCGTTGGATGAAGGCGGGATGACCGCTACCGGGCAGGTTTTGAAAAAAGGAGTTGGCGTCCGTCAATGCCTGCTTGCCGTAAAACCTTTTTACGACAAGGCAAAAATAAAAGGGCTCGCCTGTGGCATCAAAAATTCAGGAGTGGGCAATGGCATGGCTGATTTTAGTGATGTGATTATCGAGATATATTCCGGCAAACGGGTCGTTTTGCACCATGGCTGGACGGAAATGGGGCAGGGGGTGCACAATATGGCTATCCAAACCCTGCATCAGGAAACCGGCATTCCGCCCGAATGCGTGGAAGTGATTGTTGACACCAAAGCCGGGATCACTACCGGGATGACAACTTCTTCGCGGGCGACCGCCTTGCTGGGCAATGCCATCCTCGATGCGGCGAAAGCCATCCGTAAAGATTTGGAAAACCACCCGCTGGAAGAACTTTCGGGCAAGGTTTACAAAGGAAATTATACCTGCGACTGGACTACCAAGCCGGGAGCGGAGGTTGAAGAAGTAATTACACATTTTGCCTATGGCTATGCCGCCCAGTTGGTAGAGATGAATGAGAAAGGTGAAATCACCACGGTGTATGCTGCCCACGATGCAGGGAAAATTATGAATCCGCAGATGTTTGAAGGACAGGTGGAAGGTGCTGTTCACATGGGATTAGGTTATGCTCTTTCCGAGGAGCTTCCGATGAAAGATGGCTATCTCGTTTCGGATAAAATCAAAGATTTACAAATCATCAAACCTAAAGATATGCCGGAAATTGTGGTGCTTGGCGTGGAAGTGGAAGATCCTGTGGGACCATACGGAGCCAAAGGTTTGGGTGAAATCGGGCTGGTCCCTACCGCCGCCGCCGTTGCCAACGCTTTCTGCGATTTCGATGGCAAACGTCGTTATTCATTACCTTTAAAAAGAAAATAA
- a CDS encoding HipA N-terminal domain-containing protein — protein MIEKLKKILWKVDGMEFTDNPVGSKGAFQLKYGKQVIGILSYENNQWTFEYSDEFKKNQVINLIIDFPDPNKVYTNEQLWPFFASRIPSLNQSFQFKKIDKANIKQDDSVGLLRLFGNETINNPFRLFAL, from the coding sequence ATGATTGAAAAGTTGAAAAAGATATTGTGGAAGGTTGATGGTATGGAATTTACTGATAATCCTGTCGGCTCAAAAGGTGCTTTTCAGTTAAAATATGGAAAGCAAGTAATTGGTATTTTGTCCTACGAGAACAATCAATGGACATTTGAATATTCCGATGAATTTAAGAAAAATCAGGTTATTAATCTGATAATTGACTTTCCTGACCCGAATAAAGTATATACAAATGAGCAGTTATGGCCGTTCTTTGCATCGCGAATACCATCTTTAAATCAATCATTTCAATTTAAGAAAATAGATAAGGCTAATATAAAACAAGATGATTCGGTTGGTTTATTAAGATTGTTTGGTAACGAGACTATAAATAATCCATTCAGGCTTTTTGCATTATAA
- a CDS encoding carboxypeptidase-like regulatory domain-containing protein has translation MTFHCRNILLIIFFSFLLNGTLKSQVSGYVFDITDNIPVENVNIVVKGANTGTSTNAKGYFRLNIDNNKAVLIFSHLSFQTDTISLLNATFSKPAAVFLMPKMTHLQEATITSKKIKRDLFWVSDYIFIEKNILVLGNDLYKNVYKLILLRSLNDTITSLYLSSSFKPRGLFIDCMGGYQLIGRDSVFQINIDSLGISFPFSVSIDKFNDAVSDCMFDIKDYLIFKTKTSNEYLQEYYGVNKHDNVSKIFITSNEKRKAKEASDYISWLIKNNAVGMSDISARIRFEKTIMYPPSYLALSKIDNKIYFFNHASGNIEVYSEDLSLINSISISYINKKNWVHRIITDKYRNKAYTIFSKNAECQVAEIDLADGQLKNIIKIPFSFPQNIQINDGCIYFLYHDFHNENKKNTLFGIKIKE, from the coding sequence ATGACTTTTCATTGCCGGAATATCTTATTGATAATTTTTTTTTCATTTTTACTTAATGGGACATTAAAAAGCCAGGTAAGCGGTTATGTTTTTGATATTACAGATAACATTCCCGTCGAAAATGTAAATATCGTTGTAAAAGGAGCAAATACAGGCACTTCAACCAATGCAAAAGGATACTTTCGGCTTAACATTGATAATAACAAAGCTGTCCTAATTTTTTCCCATTTATCATTCCAGACAGATACCATCAGTCTTCTAAATGCAACGTTTTCAAAGCCCGCTGCTGTTTTTTTGATGCCTAAAATGACCCATCTGCAGGAAGCTACGATTACTTCAAAAAAAATTAAGAGAGATTTATTCTGGGTAAGCGATTACATCTTTATCGAAAAAAATATTTTGGTTCTTGGAAACGATCTTTATAAAAATGTTTATAAATTAATTTTGCTTCGCAGTTTAAACGATACCATTACAAGTCTTTATTTGTCATCTTCTTTTAAACCAAGAGGCTTATTTATTGATTGTATGGGTGGTTATCAATTGATTGGAAGAGATTCTGTATTCCAAATAAATATTGACTCATTAGGAATATCTTTTCCATTCAGTGTAAGCATTGACAAATTTAATGATGCCGTATCGGATTGCATGTTTGACATAAAAGATTATCTTATTTTTAAAACAAAAACTTCTAATGAATATCTGCAAGAATATTACGGGGTGAATAAGCATGATAATGTATCAAAAATTTTTATTACTTCGAATGAAAAACGAAAGGCAAAAGAAGCAAGTGATTATATATCATGGCTGATTAAAAATAATGCAGTAGGGATGTCCGATATTTCTGCAAGAATCCGGTTTGAAAAAACTATTATGTACCCTCCGTCGTATCTTGCACTAAGTAAAATAGATAATAAAATTTATTTTTTTAATCATGCATCCGGGAATATTGAAGTGTATTCCGAAGATTTAAGCCTAATTAATAGTATTTCTATTTCTTATATAAATAAAAAAAATTGGGTTCACCGGATTATAACAGATAAATACAGAAATAAGGCTTATACTATCTTTTCAAAAAATGCAGAATGTCAAGTTGCAGAAATTGATTTAGCAGACGGGCAATTGAAAAATATTATAAAGATTCCATTTTCTTTTCCGCAGAACATACAAATAAATGATGGATGCATTTATTTCCTTTATCATGACTTTCATAATGAAAATAAAAAGAATACATTATTTGGCATAAAAATAAAAGAATAA
- the hydA gene encoding dihydropyrimidinase, whose amino-acid sequence MPGLFIKNGTLITSEDTDRTNIIVENGLISSLTDEELPPSKKMKIIDATGKLIFPGGVDPHVHLHLDTPAGPSCDDFESGSRAALAGGTTYFIDFVTPIRGESLQSAFKKRFNESTNSLTDYHFHMGISEWTSHTADEMAWCVQEAGIRSFKTYLAYKNTIGIEPEDLKKVMQTAALFGATVLVHCEDGNKIVRLQRQMLKQGQTAPRYHALSRPVETETAAVKQVIALCRETGCTTYLVHISSAGSVELIARAKREGLPLFAETCPHYLLLDDSCYQKPDAEALAYVFSPPLRSKADQAALWDALQSGVIDTVATDHCPFNLHGQKDIGKNDFTRIPNGTGGIEFRLQLLYTYGVLGKRISMNRFVELVSDNPARIFRISQHKGDIRKGMDADLVIWNPDKEMVISAKTQYQHCDHTIYEGIPVKGFAEMVFLKGVVYHR is encoded by the coding sequence ATGCCTGGATTATTCATCAAAAACGGAACCCTCATCACTTCGGAAGACACCGACCGGACAAATATTATTGTCGAAAATGGCTTAATTTCTTCGCTTACGGATGAGGAATTGCCACCTTCCAAGAAGATGAAAATCATAGATGCTACGGGCAAACTGATATTTCCGGGGGGAGTTGACCCGCACGTTCATCTGCATCTCGATACGCCAGCCGGACCATCATGCGATGATTTTGAAAGTGGCAGCCGCGCTGCCCTTGCCGGAGGCACTACTTATTTCATCGACTTTGTTACCCCCATCAGAGGCGAATCGTTGCAATCTGCATTTAAAAAACGCTTTAATGAATCCACGAACAGTCTCACGGATTACCATTTTCATATGGGCATTTCGGAATGGACTTCGCATACGGCAGATGAAATGGCCTGGTGTGTGCAGGAAGCAGGCATACGCTCGTTTAAAACGTACTTAGCTTACAAAAACACTATCGGTATAGAGCCGGAAGATTTGAAAAAAGTGATGCAGACTGCTGCCTTGTTTGGCGCAACCGTTTTGGTGCACTGCGAGGACGGTAATAAAATTGTCCGGCTACAACGGCAGATGCTAAAACAAGGACAAACGGCTCCGCGTTATCATGCGTTGTCGCGCCCCGTAGAAACGGAAACAGCGGCAGTAAAACAGGTAATCGCCCTTTGCAGGGAGACAGGCTGTACTACGTATCTGGTTCATATTTCTTCTGCCGGATCGGTAGAACTTATTGCCCGTGCAAAGCGGGAAGGCTTACCACTTTTTGCCGAAACCTGCCCTCATTACCTGTTGCTTGACGACAGTTGTTATCAAAAACCGGATGCTGAGGCGTTAGCTTATGTATTCAGTCCGCCGCTACGTAGTAAAGCTGACCAGGCAGCGCTTTGGGATGCTTTGCAAAGCGGAGTGATTGATACCGTTGCCACCGACCATTGCCCGTTCAATCTACATGGACAGAAGGATATTGGGAAAAATGATTTTACCCGGATTCCCAACGGAACGGGAGGCATTGAATTCCGGTTGCAACTGCTTTACACTTATGGCGTATTGGGAAAACGCATCTCGATGAATCGTTTTGTGGAACTGGTTTCTGACAATCCTGCCAGAATTTTCCGCATATCGCAACACAAAGGCGATATACGCAAGGGCATGGATGCCGACCTTGTTATCTGGAACCCGGATAAAGAAATGGTAATTTCAGCCAAAACGCAGTACCAGCACTGCGACCATACTATTTATGAAGGAATACCGGTAAAAGGTTTTGCTGAAATGGTTTTTCTTAAAGGCGTTGTATACCACAGATAA
- a CDS encoding carboxypeptidase-like regulatory domain-containing protein, which translates to MKGIYKYALIVIASMLIYLNIQAQTQKPVHGVVLDSITRQPISNVNISVDKFSGTISDGFGRFQLIIKKKDKSAVFSHVNYLSKEVTFSQVKTILDTVFLIPKIVELPIFEISTKNSFSGKQTETIIDYTITNDLIVLLLQVNGKTALEFHELYNPVKAIFRQFIPFKSDRFYTDLFYQVHLIADDSVRQLRIDENRNISFYSAVSRKYFDQVLGNTLAATSENIITMEYNTFLQQYNYYLIGIDSSYQQCFFKIYDQKKQKEIAQRYGEFSNAQSTYNSLLEYYNVTPEMSESPHARKVSLDLFKKTAAFQNISKSSYNPLFVKNDSIFAFDLVNHQLHIFGKTGQELKTLMIDFCLEQGFCRVLQAYQSGDFYCYKMVNGIGYISKIDTKTGKALNYITLENALFPEKIQIENNTVFCIAKSSFTFPKKLFWFKYTL; encoded by the coding sequence ATGAAAGGCATTTATAAATACGCTTTAATTGTAATTGCTTCAATGCTTATATATCTGAACATTCAGGCACAAACCCAAAAACCAGTTCATGGTGTTGTTCTTGATTCAATTACTCGCCAACCTATTTCTAATGTAAATATTTCTGTTGATAAATTTTCCGGAACGATTTCTGACGGTTTTGGCAGATTTCAGTTAATTATTAAAAAGAAAGATAAGTCAGCAGTTTTTTCGCATGTAAATTATTTATCTAAAGAAGTGACTTTTTCGCAAGTAAAAACTATATTAGATACAGTGTTTTTAATACCAAAAATTGTCGAACTTCCTATCTTTGAGATTTCAACTAAAAATTCTTTTTCCGGGAAGCAAACGGAAACTATTATAGATTATACTATTACGAATGACCTTATTGTTTTATTATTACAAGTCAATGGCAAGACGGCTCTTGAATTCCATGAATTATACAATCCGGTAAAAGCCATTTTTAGACAATTTATACCTTTCAAATCAGATAGATTTTACACCGATTTGTTTTATCAGGTACATCTGATAGCGGATGATTCCGTGAGGCAATTGCGTATAGACGAAAACAGAAATATCTCTTTCTACTCTGCAGTTTCCAGAAAATATTTTGATCAGGTTTTAGGTAATACGTTAGCCGCTACTTCTGAAAATATTATTACGATGGAATACAATACTTTTTTGCAGCAATATAACTATTATTTAATTGGTATTGATTCCAGTTATCAGCAATGTTTCTTTAAAATTTATGATCAGAAAAAACAAAAGGAGATTGCACAAAGATATGGGGAATTTTCTAATGCACAAAGCACATATAATAGTTTATTAGAATATTACAACGTAACTCCGGAAATGTCGGAATCTCCACATGCACGAAAAGTATCTCTGGATTTATTTAAAAAGACAGCAGCTTTTCAAAACATATCAAAGTCATCTTATAATCCGTTATTTGTTAAAAATGATAGCATTTTTGCATTCGATTTAGTTAATCACCAACTTCATATTTTTGGTAAAACAGGGCAGGAGTTAAAAACACTAATGATTGACTTTTGCCTTGAACAAGGTTTTTGCAGAGTTTTGCAAGCATATCAAAGTGGCGATTTTTATTGCTATAAAATGGTAAATGGAATCGGTTACATCAGTAAGATTGATACAAAAACCGGAAAGGCATTGAATTATATTACGCTTGAAAACGCATTGTTTCCGGAGAAAATTCAAATAGAAAATAATACCGTTTTCTGTATTGCAAAAAGTTCATTTACATTCCCTAAAAAATTGTTTTGGTTTAAATATACCCTTTAA
- a CDS encoding four helix bundle protein gives MKSDNVIQKKSFDFAIQIINAYKFLSNEKHEFVMSKQLLRCGTSVGANIEEAIGAQSKADFISKLSIAYKEARETIYWIKLLQATDYLDNEKSTGLLNQSEEICKIIGKIQITSKSQKT, from the coding sequence ATGAAGAGTGATAATGTAATACAAAAGAAAAGTTTTGATTTTGCAATACAAATTATCAATGCATATAAGTTTCTATCTAACGAAAAACATGAATTTGTGATGTCAAAACAACTTTTACGATGTGGAACATCCGTTGGTGCAAATATAGAAGAAGCGATTGGTGCTCAATCAAAGGCTGATTTTATTTCCAAGCTTTCCATTGCCTACAAAGAAGCAAGAGAAACAATCTATTGGATAAAATTATTACAGGCGACTGATTATCTTGATAACGAAAAGTCCACTGGCTTACTAAACCAATCAGAAGAAATTTGTAAAATAATTGGGAAAATCCAGATCACTTCTAAATCCCAAAAAACGTAA
- a CDS encoding amidohydrolase family protein: MAVILKNATFIHWQTLEFRQVNIRISENDGIEFLSAIPQDGKEEILDCTGKLVTKSFACGHHHVYSALSRGMPAPEKPPENFYEILKYVWWTLDKCLDKDMIEASALATAVACAKNGVTFAIDHHASPFAVEGSLETIAKAFDKVGVGHLLCYEISDRDGIAIAMKGLEETENYLKKNQGLVGLHASFTVSEETLAEAISLSGRMNSGIHIHVAEGEYDQQHCLNTYGKRVVNRLKDAGALESPKTIFGHCLHIDETERKILRNSPVWVVQNPESNLNNNVGYFNSRGLSENIMLGTDGMHSDMLRSAKAAFYIGQGFDSIDYPGMYRRFRNVHKYLSLNHFSGDGDNNLVVLDYDSPTEINASNFLGHFLFGLETRHVQHVISNGKLIVKDKKIITVNEEEILRFSKEEGKRLWGKMMERRV; encoded by the coding sequence ATGGCTGTAATACTTAAAAATGCCACCTTTATCCATTGGCAGACTCTCGAATTCAGGCAAGTCAACATCCGCATAAGCGAAAATGATGGCATCGAGTTTCTTTCTGCCATCCCGCAGGACGGCAAAGAGGAAATTCTTGATTGTACCGGAAAGTTAGTAACCAAATCTTTTGCCTGTGGGCATCATCATGTATATTCGGCTTTGTCGAGAGGCATGCCCGCACCGGAAAAGCCGCCGGAGAACTTTTATGAGATACTGAAATATGTCTGGTGGACGCTGGACAAATGCCTTGATAAAGACATGATAGAAGCAAGTGCGCTGGCTACGGCTGTGGCTTGCGCCAAAAACGGGGTAACTTTTGCCATCGATCATCATGCTTCGCCTTTTGCCGTGGAAGGCTCGCTGGAAACCATTGCCAAAGCTTTCGATAAAGTGGGCGTTGGGCACCTGCTCTGTTACGAAATCAGCGACCGCGATGGTATTGCCATTGCCATGAAAGGTTTGGAGGAAACGGAAAATTATCTGAAGAAAAACCAGGGACTGGTGGGATTGCATGCTTCTTTTACCGTTTCGGAAGAAACGCTGGCAGAGGCTATATCTCTTTCCGGCAGGATGAATTCTGGCATTCACATCCATGTGGCGGAAGGAGAATATGATCAGCAACATTGCCTGAATACCTATGGGAAAAGGGTCGTAAATCGTTTGAAAGACGCAGGCGCATTAGAAAGTCCAAAAACCATCTTTGGTCATTGTCTGCATATTGACGAAACCGAAAGAAAAATTCTCCGGAATTCCCCGGTCTGGGTGGTTCAAAATCCGGAAAGCAACCTGAACAATAATGTAGGATACTTTAATTCCAGAGGACTGAGCGAAAATATTATGCTGGGAACCGATGGGATGCACAGCGACATGCTTCGCAGCGCCAAAGCGGCTTTTTACATCGGACAGGGATTCGACAGCATTGACTATCCGGGGATGTACCGCCGTTTCCGCAACGTGCATAAATACCTCTCTTTAAACCATTTTTCCGGCGACGGGGACAACAACTTAGTGGTACTCGATTATGATTCGCCAACGGAAATAAACGCTTCCAACTTTCTGGGACATTTCCTGTTCGGCTTGGAAACCAGACACGTGCAACATGTAATTTCCAACGGAAAACTAATTGTAAAGGACAAAAAAATCATCACGGTAAACGAAGAGGAGATTCTGAGGTTTTCAAAAGAAGAAGGGAAGAGGCTTTGGGGAAAAATGATGGAACGGAGGGTATAA